The proteins below come from a single Candidatus Manganitrophaceae bacterium genomic window:
- a CDS encoding IS6 family transposase yields the protein MLSFKGCHFEKDIILLCNRWYLSYPLSYRHIEEMMEERGIGVDHSTINRWVLKFTPSIEKEFRKKKRPIGQSWRMDETYVSVKGEWKYLYRAVDKQGLTIDFILTAKRDWNAALRFLNKAIKFRKKPSKINIDKSGANKAG from the coding sequence ATGCTAAGTTTTAAAGGATGCCATTTTGAGAAAGACATCATCTTGTTATGCAACCGATGGTACCTGTCTTATCCTCTGAGCTACCGTCACATCGAAGAGATGATGGAAGAACGTGGAATCGGTGTGGACCACTCAACCATCAACCGCTGGGTTTTGAAATTTACTCCTTCTATCGAGAAAGAATTTAGAAAGAAGAAGAGACCCATTGGCCAGAGTTGGAGAATGGATGAGACCTATGTCTCCGTCAAAGGTGAATGGAAGTATTTATACCGTGCGGTAGATAAACAGGGTCTAACGATAGATTTTATCCTTACTGCAAAGCGGGATTGGAATGCAGCGCTGAGATTTCTAAACAAGGCGATAAAATTCCGGAAGAAACCCTCGAAGATTAACATCGACAAGAGCGGGGCTAACAAAGCTGGAAT
- a CDS encoding cold-shock protein: MSTGTVKWFNGSKGFGFITPESGDDLFVHFSAITGEGYKSLDEGDEVEFEETQGEKGPQATNVRKVS; this comes from the coding sequence GTGAGTACAGGAACAGTCAAATGGTTTAACGGAAGTAAAGGTTTTGGATTTATCACCCCTGAGAGCGGGGACGATCTTTTCGTCCACTTTTCAGCCATTACCGGAGAAGGCTATAAATCCCTTGATGAGGGAGATGAAGTCGAATTCGAAGAGACCCAAGGCGAGAAAGGCCCACAAGCCACCAACGTCCGTAAAGTTTCCTAA